The following proteins are encoded in a genomic region of Zea mays cultivar B73 chromosome 9, Zm-B73-REFERENCE-NAM-5.0, whole genome shotgun sequence:
- the LOC100191631 gene encoding beta-galactosidase precursor, producing the protein MSGGAPLLALLLLAAAAMIAPSPANAAVSYDHRAVVINGQRRILISGSIHYPRSTPEMWPGLLQKAKDGGLDVVQTYVFWNGHEPVRGQYYFGDRYDLVRFVKLAKQAGLYVHLRIGPYVCAEWNFGGFPVWLKYVPGISFRTDNGPFKAAMQAFVEKIVSMMKSEGLFEWQGGPIILAQVENEYGPMESVMGAGAKPYANWAAKMAVATGAGVPWVMCKQDDAPDPVINTCNGFYCDYFSPNSNSKPTMWTEAWTGWFTAFGGAVPHRPVEDMAFAVARFIQKGGSFVNYYMYHGGTNFDRTSGGPFIATSYDYDAPIDEYGLLRQPKWGHLRDLHKAIKQAEPALVSGDPTIQSLGNYEKAYVFKSSGGACAAFLSNYHTSAAARVVFNGRRYDLPAWSISVLPDCKAAVFNTATVSEPSAPARMSPAGGFSWQSYSEATNSLDGRAFTKDGLVEQLSMTWDKSDYLWYTTYVNINSNEQFLKSGQWPQLTIYSAGHSLQVFVNGQSYGAVYGGYDSPKLTYSGYVKMWQGSNKISILSAAVGLPNQGTHYETWNVGVLGPVTLSGLNEGKRDLSDQKWTYQIGLHGESLGVQSVAGSSSVEWGSAAGKQPLTWHKAYFSAPSGDAPVALDMGSMGKGQAWVNGRHIGRYWSYKASSSGCGGCSYAGTYSETKCQTGCGDVSQRYYHVPRSWLNPSGNLLVMLEEFGGDLSGVKLVTRTA; encoded by the exons ATGTCCGGCGGCGCGCCCCTCCTGGCCCTGCTGCTGCTGGCGGCGGCGGCCATGATCGCCCCGTCGCCGGCCAATGCCGCCGTGTCGTACGACCACAGGGCCGTGGTCATCAACGGGCAGCGCCGCATCCTCATCTCGGGGTCCATCCACTACCCGCGCAGCACGCCGGAGATGTGGCCGGGCCTGCTGCAGAAGGCCAAGGACGGCGGGCTGGACGTGGTCCAGACGTACGTGTTCTGGAACGGGCACGAGCCGGTGCGTGGGCAGTACTACTTCGGCGACCGCTACGACCTCGTCCGCTTCGTCAAGCTCGCCAAGCAGGCCGGCCTCTACGTCCACCTCCGCATCGGGCCCTACGTCTGCGCCGAGTGGAACTTCGG CGGCTTCCCCGTGTGGCTCAAGTACGTCCCCGGCATCAGCTTCCGCACCGACAACGGCCCCTTCAAGGCGGCGATGCAGGCGTTCGTGGAGAAGATCGTGTCCATGATGAAGTCGGAGGGGCTCTTCGAGTGGCAGGGCGGGCCCATCATCCTGGCGCAGGTGGAGAACGAGTACGGGCCCATGGAGTCCGTCATGGGCGCCGGCGCCAAGCCCTACGCCAACTGGGCAGCCAAGATGGCCGTCGCCACCGGCGCCGGCGTGCCCTGGGTCATGTGCAAGCAGGACGACGCCCCGGACCCCGTG ATCAACACCTGCAACGGCTTCTACTGCGACTACTTCAGCCCCAACTCCAACAGCAAGCCGACCATGTGGACCGAGGCCTGGACCGGCTG GTTCACGGCGTTCGGTGGCGCGGTGCCGCACCGGCCGGTGGAGGACATGGCCTTCGCCGTGGCGCGCTTCATCCAGAAGGGCGGCTCCTTCGTCAATTACTACATG TACCATGGAGGCACCAACTTCGACCGCACCTCCGGTGGGCCGTTCATCGCCACCAGCTACGACTACGACGCGCCGATCGACGAATACG GTCTGCTGAGGCAGCCGAAATGGGGGCACCTGAGGGACCTGCACAAGGCCATCAAGCAAGCCGAGCCGGCGCTGGTCTCAGGCGACCCGACTATCCAGTCCCTCGGGAACTACGAGAAG GCGTACGTGTTCAAGTCGAGCGGCGGCGCCTGCGCGGCGTTCCTGTCCAACTACCACACCAGCGCCGCGGCGCGGGTGGTGTTCAACGGGCGGCGCTACGACCTCCCGGCCTGGTCCATCAGCGTGCTGCCCGACTGCAAGGCCGCCGTGTTCAACACGGCGACGGTGAGCGAGCCGTCGGCGCCGGCGCGGATGAGCCCCGCGGGCGGCTTCTCGTGGCAGTCGTACAGCGAGGCCACCAACTCGCTGGACGGCCGCGCCTTCACCAAGGACGGGCTGGTGGAGCAGCTCAGCATGACGTGGGACAAGTCGGACTACCTGTGGTACACCACCTA CGTGAACATCAACTCGAACGAGCAGTTCTTGAAGTCCGGGCAGTGGCCGCAGCTGACCATCTACTCTGCCGGCCACTCCCTGCAGGTGTTCGTCAACGGCCAGTCCTACG GCGCCGTGTATGGCGGCTACGACAGCCCCAAGCTGACATACAGCGGCTACGTGAAGATGTGGCAGGGGAGCAACAAGATCTCCATCCTCAGCGCAGCAGTCGGCCTCCCT AACCAGGGCACCCACTACGAGACGTGGAACGTCGGAGTGCTCGGTCCGGTCACGCTGTCCGGCCTCAACGAGGGGAAGCGGGACCTCAGCGACCAGAAGTGGACCTACCAG ATCGGCCTCCACGGCGAGTCGCTGGGCGTGCAGTCCGTCGCCGGTAGCTCGTCCGTCGAGTGGGGCAGCGCGGCAGGGAAGCAACCCTTGACATGGCACAAG GCCTACTTCAGCGCGCCGTCCGGCGACGCGCCGGTGGCCCTGGACATGGGCAGCATGGGCAAGGGCCAGGCGTGGGTGAACGGCCGCCACATCGGGCGGTACTGGTCGTACAAGGCCTCCTCCAGCGGCTGCGGCGGCTGCAGCTACGCGGGGACGTACAGCGAGACCAAGTGCCAGACCGGCTGCGGCGACGTCTCCCAGAGGTACTACCACGTCCCGCGCTCCTGGCTCAACCCCAGCGGCAACCTGCTGGTGATGCTCGAGGAGTTCGGCGGCGACCTGTCCGGCGTGAAGCTGGTGACCAGGACGGCGTGA